One Pectobacterium colocasium DNA segment encodes these proteins:
- a CDS encoding Txe/YoeB family addiction module toxin, with amino-acid sequence MKLIWSEEAWEDYLYWQDIDKRMVKKINELIKETRRTPFEGKGKPEPLKHNLAGFWSRRITEEHRLVYAITDDAMMIAACRYHY; translated from the coding sequence GTGAAACTAATCTGGTCAGAAGAAGCATGGGAAGACTACCTGTACTGGCAGGACATCGATAAGCGGATGGTCAAAAAGATCAATGAATTAATAAAAGAAACGCGCAGAACACCTTTTGAGGGAAAAGGAAAACCAGAGCCACTTAAACATAACCTTGCTGGTTTCTGGTCGCGCCGTATCACCGAAGAACATCGTTTGGTTTATGCCATCACCGATGACGCCATGATGATCGCTGCCTGCCGCTACCACTATTAA
- the yefM gene encoding YoeB-YefM toxin-antitoxin system antitoxin YefM, producing the protein MRTISYSEARQNLSATMMKTVEDRAPILITRQNGEACVLMSLEEYNSLEETAYLLRSPANAKRLMNSIESLKAGHGEERDIIE; encoded by the coding sequence ATGCGTACAATTAGCTACAGTGAAGCCCGACAAAATCTATCGGCGACCATGATGAAAACGGTCGAAGACCGTGCTCCTATTCTTATCACTCGACAGAATGGTGAAGCCTGCGTGCTGATGTCTTTGGAAGAGTATAACTCTCTAGAAGAAACCGCGTATTTACTGCGTTCACCAGCCAATGCCAAAAGACTGATGAACTCAATCGAGAGCCTTAAGGCTGGCCATGGCGAAGAAAGAGATATCATTGAGTGA